Proteins found in one Aspergillus puulaauensis MK2 DNA, chromosome 8, nearly complete sequence genomic segment:
- a CDS encoding uncharacterized protein (COG:G;~EggNog:ENOG410PVVQ;~InterPro:IPR020846,IPR005828,IPR036259,IPR003663;~PFAM:PF00083;~TransMembrane:11 (o29-49i61-80o86-104i134-151o163-185i258-278o290-310i322-342o354-376i388-413o419-438i);~go_component: GO:0016020 - membrane [Evidence IEA];~go_component: GO:0016021 - integral component of membrane [Evidence IEA];~go_function: GO:0022857 - transmembrane transporter activity [Evidence IEA];~go_process: GO:0055085 - transmembrane transport [Evidence IEA]) translates to MYGYDAGVLGGVQETKPFRDALGNPTGTYIIPMIASSYTLAATVCALFTSIIGMPLGRRGCILLGDILVIIGGSLQASAWSVAQIIAGRVICGFGIGFQLTWYVHKPGRLQIEQSADSGQAEMSVSTKQRGPEVGVQCIFLVGGCAVAYWVDFGFTRMDNQVSWRVPIGLQTVFALGSGIGMFLLPDTPRWYYARGRYEEGDNILARLHDCPVTDEVVQDMRQSIVSSIEFEEESKSFSVSDLFWDRTELRVGHRIRVAFLLLSMQQMMGINLSVYYSTIIFGQIGLSSFMSQLLAAVMNTTFAAGSFFLPGTIERFGRRSIMIYSAAGLTVCMAVFVAMIGSPHPTLATQWTAVAAAFLYNFIFGYGWIGVCWLYGPEIAPLRFRHVGGAATAFGEWLFCFITVFAGGIGLQNVGWKMWLWCLLSCALAVPFVYFLCPETTGKTLEEIDLLFAKVDSGNPSLELGSHGSHLKEASEIEHEERV, encoded by the exons ATGTATGGGTACGATGCTGGTGTCCTTGGTGGTGTCCAAGAAACGAAGCCATTCAGAGACGCTCTCGGG AACCCCACTGGAACCTACATCATTCCCATGATCGCTTCTAGCTACACCCTCGCTGCCACAGTCTGTGCGCTATTCACCTCGATCATAGGGATGCCACTGGGACGACGTGGATGTATCCTTCTGGGGGATattctcgtcatcatcgggGGGAGTCTGCAGGCTTCGGCGTGGTCGGTTGCCCAAATAATTGCTGGCCGGGTAATATGT GGATTCGGCATCGGG TTCCAACTTACATGGTACGTTCACAAGCCAGGACGACTTCAGATTGAACAGAGTGCTGATTCAGGCCAGGCCGAGATGAGTGTAAGCACCAAGCAGCGTGGCCCTGAAGTAGGTGTCCAGTGTATCTTCCTGGTCGGTGGTTGCGCGGTGGCATATTGGGTGGACTTTGGCTTCACTAGGATGGATAATCAAGTCTCTTGG CGCGTCCCAATTGGCTTACAGACCGTATTTGCCCTGGGGTCTGGGATTGGCATGTTTCTCCTCCCTGACACCCCCCGCTGGTACTACGCTCGCGGTCGGTATGAAGAAGGAGACAACATCCTGGCGCGACTGCACGACTGTCCAGTCACCGACGAGGTTGTGCAGGACATGAGACAATCCATCGTATCTTCCAttgagtttgaggaggaATCTAAAAGTTTCAGTGTCTCGGATTTGTTCTGGGATAGAACGGAACTTCGAGTCGGCCACCGCATTCGAGTGGCATTTCTGCTGCTCAGTATGCAGCAGATGATGG GAATCAACCTGTCCGTTTACTACAGCACCATCATCTTTGGGCAGATCGGTTTATCATCCTTCATGTCCCAGCTCCTGGCAGCGGTCATGAACACAACCTTTGCTGCTGGGTCGTTTTTCCTCCCGGGTACAATTGAGAGGTTTGGGCGACGTAGCATCATGATCTACTCTGCGGCAGGGCTGACCGTCTGCATGGCGGTCTTTGTAGCGATGATTGGATCTCCTCACCCAACACTCGCTACCCAGTGGACGGCAGTTGCCGCTGCATTTCTCTACAATTTCATTTTTGGATACGGTTGGATCGGCGTCTGTTGGTTGTATGGCCCTGAG ATTGCGCCCCTTCGGTTTCGCCATGTGGGTGGCGCTGCAACGGCATTTGGTGAATGGCTCTTCTGCTTTATCACGGTGTTTGCCGGGGGAATTGGCCTGCAAAATGTTGGGTGGAagatgtggttgtggtgtCTTCTGTCTTGTGCTTTAGCGGTTCCGTTTGTATACTTTCTCTGTCCGGAAACAACTGGGAAAAcgcttgaggagattgatctGCTGTTTGCAAAGGTCGACTCGGGAAATCCGtcgctggagctgggctcTCACGGCAGTCACTTGAAGGAAGCCTCGGAGATTGAGCATGAAGAGCGGGTTTAG